One Periophthalmus magnuspinnatus isolate fPerMag1 chromosome 4, fPerMag1.2.pri, whole genome shotgun sequence genomic window, CATTAGTGTGATCTGAAAATGCCATTACCTTGTCTTTACAGCTATATCAGGCCTGACACGAGTAATCatgtgaaaaaagaaaatgtgaaagATAAAGTCAGGAATGAGATGTCAGTCTTACCAGCACAGGAGAGCTACAATGAGGCACACCAGCACAACACGCAGCCTCTTCATTATCTTCCCGCGGGGACCAACATCCTCGCTCTTTgggtgtttttcttgttttcaccCCGTCACAAAACACCAGTACAGTAGTTCAGTTAGTTTAGCTGTTGATCTATTATAAATGCAGGAGATTCTTCTTTTTGTGGCTAAAACATACCATTAAAACGTGCCAGTTTTCATTGTACGGGTGAGTTGTCTGCCTCTTCCTGCTGCTTTGGTTGCTACTGCTGTTGACGGGCAGCTGGCTCTCTGTAAAGTTCAACCCCCGCTGacaactgaccaatcagataACACTTTTTAGATGACTTAGCCAATCATATGAGACTTCAACTTCGGGACTTCGAGAAAATCCCGCCCACTGATGTCAGAGATGAGTTGGTAGCGATCGAGCAGGACGCGTCAGACTTGTATGATAAGTAAATCCATAAATAATGCAATAGTCGAGATTATTGCGAAATTGTATGGCCCTGACGttggaaaaaaaatgctttgcGGAAGCACACAATTTAAGCCTAATCGAGTGGTGTAAAAGTGAGAGAATCTATGGATGGCAAGAACAATCAGAACACTGTGTACCTTTTGCCAGGGACTTTAAAACCTAAAATGAGTATTctatgttatttttatatagtaaaCAAATTATAGGTgatgtgttaaaataatttcatatggctcatttttatattattgtagCGTCAAAAAGAATCAGCAATgagaataataaacaaaatatgtctgtttattttcaatttttttttccgCTATTCAAGTAGGACGTTTTATCTTCAAAACGTTTTTTCTCATGTATAATAAAAGTAAGCCTTCTGAGGCTTTTTTCTTAccctttttgtatttatttacttttcgtGACATGCAATAACATGGATCTACTAAAATAACGTGCAATAATAGTGACCCGAACTACATCTCCCATAATGCATTTAGAAAAGGGTGCCTTTAAATGCCTGTACAACCCTgacataatatttattttattgcaattaTCACAATAAcatgatttacattttacttcatAAATACAAGTATTTAACCGAGCGAGTTTTTCATATTAAAACTTATTTTAGACAGGCGGGGTCCTCAGGCGTCTGTCGGTCGCAACAGTAGTAGTTCAATGTGAGAACATTTTAGGAAAGAGAAGTTTGTCAAATTGTGTGATCTGTGTATCTTGTTGGTTcgcttttgtaatatttttggacTTTTATGTACTTTTGTTCGTAAGAATTTACAATGGACATATCAAGGGGGGTCTTTCACGTTTTACTCGTACTGTTGGCTCTAGTCTTGGAGAAGTTTGCGGTGTTGGCTGCCTTCTCGCAGTCAATGGACAGTGATTTCACGTTCACTCTTCCTCCTGGTCGAAAAGAGTGTTTCTTCCAGACCATGAAGAAAGATGCCTCGCTGGAGATTGAATACCAGGTGATTAATAGCTTTCCCTTCACACATATTTGCCTTCAATCATGCATGTATAAACCCCAACTAGATGGTGTATATTAGTATGCTATATGCATATATTTGCGTCGATTTGAACAACTCTGCCTCAAATCAAAACCGTGGTCTTGTATAACTATAGAAATATACATTTCTGGTTGTAACGTTAGAATTGAAGTTAAATTGCATGTCAGTAGGGAACCAGTTAGGTGAGTTATATTGTGAATAAGTAGTTCCCTATATCTCTTCATGCCACTTatacttttagttttgtcaTGAAATAAAAAACGATTTCATCTTTTTTATGATCACACTAGACTGTATAGAATAGActgtatatgcagtatatgtTTATTATGTAGCATGTACTGTGATAAAGACCACaagatttattaaaaacaacactAGTACAAAATACACCAACTTGTTTCCCCACTTCTCTCAGGTACTGGATGGGGCAGGTTTGGATGTGGATTTCTACATTGCCTCACCTACAGGTCATGTATTGTTCAACGATTACCGCAAATCAGATGGAGTGCACACGTAAGTATGGCAGATACTTAGTGTGCTCTGTTGTATGTTTTTGCATTAAGATCATCCTTCTATACGATGTTTCACTAGAGTTGAGACTGAGGATGGAGACTACATGTTCTGCTTTGACAACACATTCAGTTCAGTCTCAGAGAAGGTCATCTTCTTTGAACTGATCCTCGACAACATGGACACAGATGAAGACCCAGATGACTGGAAGGAGTATGTCCATGGGACAGACATGCTGGACATGAAGCTAGAGGACATCATGGTgagatttattatttttaaagtatgtttatttaaaaaaatatcccATTTTATATGTGACATAGCAGTTTAAAGGTGTgtcaatatatataaatataaaagctCTATGATATATGGACATACTGATTTCCATAAAACATAATGTTATGCACTTtatgtagaatgttgtgatgtatgGCACTTCTATCTACAGTCTCTGGAGGTAGGAGCTAAAGCTCGGCAATATGCCAAAACAATGTAATCacaattttgtcttattaaaacaactgaacataaacaatacagatcAGGTCACTGCAATGTTCCAATTGTCACATTTCGTCCTACCCTCCTTCCTTGCTCCAaactacatgcttttactgacagaggactggctgttTAAAAGGATATTGCACATTTTCAGATTGAAGTTAGTTAATCAATTAATATCTGATGGTACAGTAATCGTATCGCTGCATATTTCCAGTACCACATTGTCAAGTGTGTTGTATGAATAGATACTTTATTGTATTATAACAGAACTTATTGTTATGTTGTGAAGTCTTGTTTCCTTTCCAGTGGTCTGATCTACCCCTTCCCAAAAGGCTTTAATTTGGGTCAGAGGTCCATTTGGCAAGTTGCCTTAAAGTCAGGAAATGCAATCTCCAGCTGTGAAGGATGTTCTTATTTTGTACACAAGTAGCAGCATTCTCAGAAATACATCAAATAAGGGCTAAGTACTTAGTAATATTTTTGATCAAATTTAGAACTGATCATTTCAAAATGGTCATTTATCAACTTGGAGCTTTTAATCTTTTTGAGttcagacttaaaaaaaaaattggactaCATTTGCTGTTAAATGTCATTAATcaaaagtttgttttgtttatgttcatgaaattaatTCTGAAAGCCATACTTTCAAAATTACTACTAAGATGATCAATTATTTATTGAGTCTTGTTCATAGCTTGTTTCATTGATATCCTTACTTTTTCTATTCCAGGACACAATCAACAATGTGAAGGCACGGTTGTCCAAAAGTGTTCATATTCAGACTGTACTGAGGGCATTTGAGGCTCGGGACAGGAACCTCCAGGAAAGTAACTTTGATCGAGTGAACTTTTGGTCTATAACCAATCTCCTTGTAATGGTAATTGTTTCAGCGGTTCAAGTGTACCTTGTGCGGTCACTGTTTGAAGATAAAAGGAAAATttgcacataacatattttttttactagatTTCATAAACATAGTTTGCCTCTAATATATTTAGACAAATAATAAGAtatatttttccccaaaattaCTTGGTCTACTGAAGAAAATCATAGGGGATTAGGATCTGCAATTTGACTTAACATTTTTGCCATACATTTGGTAAAGCTGACAAGAAGTCTATTATACTATTATGAAGTAACTGCTGGCCAAATATTTCTATAACAGAGTTAGGTAGACCAGGTGTGCCGTCTGgttcataaatattttttatataattgttttcTCTTTTATGAAGATGCCTTCAACGTTACATTTGCAGTAGCTTCATGTCCATTAGGACCATAGCATTCATGAAGTGAAAACCCTGTCAAGTCCTCTTTTGAGCCATTTTGCCATTAATAGCAGCCTAAAGGGCCATGATCATAAAGGAAAATAAATGGGAACACCACAGGATCATGTCATGGCGATTGCTCTAATTTCCTTAGCTAAACTTGAGTCGACTTTGCTGCTGTGAACTCTCATGGCTGCTGACAAGGGTCTAGTTACAGGCACCTACTCTATGAAAATGTCTGCCATACTCGGTGACAACATGCTATTTCTATCATATGGAAACCTGGAAGGTCATTACCACTATTACATATGTGCACTGTTCAGTTTATTATAATATGCACAGGCCATTCATTGCCTTGTTTTTAAAATTAAGTGTTTGGTTTTGATAGTGTCACTATCAAACTAAATGGTCTTTGCACTACCTACTATGCCATCGAACAACATCAAGTATGTCTTTGTATATAAAACTGGGAAGACTCCTTGCAGTAGACAACATCTTTTAAGTCacagaaatatataaatatatatataaaaatttccACAATTTGAAATATTAGACTATAATTTGGTTTCATAGTTACTGACTTTATTGACCTTTACTTGGATCCCCATTAGTGCAGGTGGAGGCTCCTTGCTATcattgtttttagcattttctCTGTTAAAATGACAGATAATAAGTTTGTGCATGCACTATTTAAAGGGTGTGATTACAATAACACAGTGGTTTTGTCATTGGTCAAGTATGTTTGTTTATGCCTGTTTGATCAAGAAGAGTTTTTGTAAGACTCTGTAGTGTTTTTCTGAGTCAGTTCctttaatgtacatgtgttttatgAGGTCACAATTCACAAAAGAGAAAGACTGACCACATATTTATTCTGCTCATGCTCTGTTAATAGTAAATTGTGTAAATTAAATGATTAAGACTTTTCCTCAGTGTGTATTATTGAATTATAAATTTGTGTACTTACCTGTGAAGCAGGGCCTTTCTTGTTTTTAATTGAAAGAGAGTTGATGATCACATACTCATGCAAAGGAGCAGTGGAGAGAGGTCTTCTGAAGCACAGTGGATGGAGGCCAAGAGATCTTCAGATTGagcacaacattttttttttccacagggGACATTTTTATGTTCACATAAATACTGGTATACTTACTGGCTTATTATATGATGAGATGatgaaaaacatttgtaaacatTGACAAAACGTGGTCCCATTTGCACTGGAAAGCTTatgcaaaaaatgcaaaataaataaatagaacaaAAGTCAACGTACCCTTTGGTCTGCAGTCTGACATCTGGCCTTGGATGAGTGAAGGGGTTGCTTATGTTAAGTACAGTCACCTGGTGAAGAATGAATTGTAATGAAGCACAGGAGCAAAGAAAACACATATAAATGATTCCATGCAAATAATCACAGTTCATTTAGGCTCTGTCCATTTGCTTGTATCAAAATTCACCGACAGAGGGCGCTCAACGCTCACTACACTGACTCTAGAGGTTTACTTCCGGTATAAAGTTATGATCGTAGGATTGATGCGCATCGGCAAGGAGCGAAACGACCCTCCCAAGTAAGTTAAATGCTGTATCTTAATGGTTTGCCAAGCAAACGGCataattttgtgtaaaaattatgggttttattctgttttcaaTGAAATGGGAGTATTTAGAAAACCGGTTATGCAACAGCCATTAGCCCACAAGTATAGCCTAACTATGATTTGTTATAACCAAAATAATTCAAGTTGATACACTTTAGATAAGCCTATATACAAATGCACTGGAGCAATGGATAAAACATGACCGGTACAATACAATCGGGTCAGGTGATCTAATGATGGTCTAGCTGAAACTCTTGTGATTGGTTACTGAATTACTACTGAGCTCAAATTCCACTTAAAGTACATCATTCACTTTGTCATTTTCTTTATGCTATGCTTATGCTAGTCAGACACCAATGTGTAATTTATATCAGTGAGTCTAATCTGAATAATGACCAAATTTTCATATTTAGGGTAATAATCACATTATGTGATAATTCTGCTTCCAGGGGATGGGTCCTGACAGTGAGGCAGGCTCCTCTGTGCCCTGGAGGAAGGTGCTGTGGGAGCGTCAGCCGTTCCCTGATAACTATGTGGACCAGCGCTTTCTGGAGGAGCTACGCCGAAATGAGGGCCTGCATAAGTACCACTACTGGGCTGTGGTGAAAGAAGCAGGCATTGTGGGACAGCAGCTGTCTTGTGTTGCCATTTTTATAACACTATGGCTTTACATGGAGCAGGTAACTTAAACCAAGGCTGTAATTGTGTGAACTAAAAAAAGCTCTATATTTTATTCTATACCTGTTTACTCCTGTTTAACTAGGGTTCACTCCTCCCTGAGACACTCTTGTGGACCAGCCTGTTGATTGCACTGCTGGGCTATGGACTTCATCAGCTTTTAATCACTAAACATGGGTTGGACTGCAAGCCACGGACACATCTGGCAAATTTACAAAGTGCCACTATTTTCTTGTCTTTCACTTTTGGTTTCTCTCCAGTTCTGAAGACATTAACTGAATCTGTGAGCACAGATACAGTCTATGCCATGTCTGCAATGATGCTACTCGCCCACCTGATTTCATTCCCTTACACCCAGCCGTCTCCTCCAGGCAGCCTCTCTCTCAATGCAGCTCTGTTTGCTTCTGTGTGTTTGGCTTCCAGGCTGCCTGGAGCTCTGCATACTTTTGCCATGCTAAGCTGTGCTATCCTGGTGTTTGCCCTGTGGCCCTGTTTGTTACAGAAGATGAGGGAGAGGACTCCTCATCACTTCACTGTGGTCTGTGTTGGAGTGTGTCTAGGAGGGGTAGTAGGGTTGGGATCACAGTCTTGTTCTGGAGCCATGCTTCTGACCATGGCCTTATTAAGTGTGACACTGCTCTGCCCCATTTTGCTTGTCAGACTACAGCAGCAAAAGGACAATATTTCTGGACCATGGGATGAAGCTGAAATCCATGATGATATAAGGCAGTTTGCTCACTGATGGAATAAGATGGCCTTTAATCTAACTTAAATAAATGTCACCCTAAATGTCACATACTACAGTACTTATACAGGTGCTACCTACAGGTATCTTTGAATGTGAGATTTTACAGTAGCATACTTTGTATATCTCGCATGATGGGGCCTAAATAATTGTGTGCTGTTTTGtataaattttatattttatttatttgtaaagggacagcacatattaGCCACGTTGGCTAAATTAGACACATTTAGCCAAcgtggctaatttccatcttcagtccctcAGCAGGTTGATGTTAAACAGTCTACAGGACAGGGAAAACACAGCAACAATCAGAAGTAAATgtaacacaccagcacacatacaacacacactatacacacaattaTAAGAACAGTTCATTTGAAATCAGAAGTTAAAACCAACAACCccttaatataaaatgtaattttgttataAATGGAGAAATATTTGACCCTCGAacaaacactgttttaaagctttGGAAAATGCTGCAGTGTTGAGAGCTGTAGTATATGAGCAGCAGTGTGTTTCACCTATGGCCTGCTCCATGAGCAAAAGAGAGATGTTCAAAAGCACTTTTCCTAAACGGCACAGAGCAGTCACCTCCAGAACCTGCTCTTGTTGTTAAAACCAGTAATGTCTCTTTATGCAGCTCTGCAGGGATGGGGACACTGTCCTTTGGTCCAGTCTGAAGTCTGATCACTGGCCTTGGGTGAAGGGAGTAGCCTAAACTGAGCCCCCAAACACATGGACCAGTCATCACCAATGATCTGTGCTGTTCAGATGTCATGATTTTAAAGCGTAATAAAACCTGTGATTCAAGAGGTTTACATGTGTTCCATTTATCCAGTCTTCACACAGGCTCTTGCTTTAGCAGCTAAAGCAGCGTTAGCAAAAATAACGTTATTAGCCGAAATTATTGCCGCTGACATTAACTCTTAGAAGGATTTTAGATTTCTAACAAAACTTCACTTCGTTAAAGTGAGCACATAGTGCAGTgcagtacaatacaatacagtagCAAACGACGAAGTTGCTATGGATCAGGCCtggactgagggtctacacgtGCAGAAGCTCGTATCGTCACTTGTTCTTTGTGTAGCTTCAGCACCATCAGCGGAGCCTTGTTTCAATGTCGAGTTTGGGTCGGATGGTGTCGCCATTTCCACTGTGTTCTTTTGACAAACGACGCTAAAGCTCAACTCTAACAATTAAGTTCAGTCTCGCTCAGCGCTTTGAAAAGGCTCCtttccataaaaaaaacaaaaaccttacATTGGAGCAAAAACCAAACCTGGACAGTGCCGTGACGCAGAGCGGAGCGCACTGGCTCCTGGTGAATTGTTTCAAAATTCCTCtcgattttcaacaaaattagAGTCACAATCAACATAATTCagtttattgaaaaatacaGTCATATTTGTGTTAACATCAAAagttatggaatttaaaaaaaaaagcctctcCCTTATTGTAACAAAACGAGAACTGCAGACATGTGACATAAAAAGGTAGTGCTTAGGCCTACATGATGttatataaagtaaaatgtgtgtattgtaGAAAGAAATTACATTGCATagatataatataaacaatCTTAACTGGAGACATTCTGCTTACAGATAACAAGTATTCCAGTATTTATGGCTATTGGTTTACACTAAACAGACAAGAGGCACAGTGAATTTTGCAGACAGCAGCTCCCACAGGGCACACAGCCCAGCCTCATGCATCAGCTGGGTTAGACATCAGACCATGGGTATCTTTGGATTTCAGCAGCAACTCAGCACATCACAGGAAACTCACAATTTGACTTTTGGGACAGCAGGGGGTTGCCTCCTACAAAGATAAGATTGAACGTCACATTTATATCACCACTATAAAGTAAGTAAGTACATTTGGGATAAATGTTCCTGGTATATATTGTTTGTGATTGAGCCTACAAAGGCTCATTTGACATGTTACCATAGGGTAAGTCAGTATAGATGTGGATGGAAATGCTCAGGAATGGGGAATAATATTTGGGAAAGAACCTAAAGAACCATTGGAGAGCACAAAGGAAATGaggcaaggagagagggagacacggGCCAAAAACTGGAGAGGAACCAGTAAAAGAAGAAATgtgtagagggagagagggcaaTAAAACAAACTGATGCTTGGAACAGGAGacaaggtagagagagagagaaaagggggtgTAAGGGACAAAGACGGATGAAAACTTGACAGAGTGCTCAGTCTGTTGTCTCTGGCTGACTCCAAACGAAAGCTGCACAGAGAAAAGTTCTGACTCCTGAGGCTGATGGGAACAAGTCTAtgagaaacacattttccagcAGACCCCCACCCATCTCAAATAACAGCTTATTCTACCCTTGGTTTTGTGCATTGGTTAACTGTAAAATATTGCATAAatctttttggcatttttaaagCCAGAGTTGAAGTAACAATGTTATTTGGTTATTTCAAACATACCTAGGGACACAGCGAGTCCTGTGGTGCTGTTGGCGGTGGTGGTGATTATCCCCATCTTCATTTAAGGGTGCTGGTGGTGGCGGGGCAGGGCCAGGAGGGGCCGGAGTACGGGAAGCAGACTTACTCCGGCTACTTTTATTTGTATGATGATTTGGACTGAGACAAGAAAATAACAATGACTACAACTAATGCAAAATATGTCTACTGTGTGTAAGTTGGAAAATGTCTAAACATTAaaggcaaacaaataaaaaatatgtattgtaaTGGAATTATGAATGCTGGTTTATGTTGGTGTCAAAACTTTACACCTGAATGAAtatcaaaatcagaaaaaatacttttaacacatagctttttattttttaattgctATATTACCAGTCCATCTGTGTTGGTTTGCTTATAATATCGGGCAagttatgtttaaaatgcagatgACGTTTTCCTAGTTTGACACACACAGTACCTGCATGGAAGGACCCAGGATGAGTCAACAGGTGGAGGCAGTGGGGTGGTGCAGGTAGCTGTGGATATCTCTCCGATCACAGACAGCGCCTCCTTCAGGGCCGTGTGTTTTCGCAGCACATCTTCTCGATGCTGCTGTTGCTTGGGTGACTCATCCATCAGAGAGGAGCTTTCTCCCAGAGCATAGAGCTGGGCCAGGAGCTCCGAGCTGATGAACTCCTTAACCTGCAAAGAGAGGGATTATAAACAGCTGTGACAATTTTAACATGTATAAGAACCCTGTAAAACTACACCTTCTTTTGATTTAGGAACAGTACTTAACACTTAAGAGTGCTAaaatttaactttgtctttcaTTGATCTAGCTTTTATTACTCAATCAAGCAAAATGTTTATTAAGTATATAGGATTGCAAATAAATAAGGCATATCaattagtagaagtagaagcGGTGTCAATACTCCAGCTATAAAAGACACGCAATCTATTAC contains:
- the tmed5 gene encoding transmembrane emp24 domain-containing protein 5 translates to MDISRGVFHVLLVLLALVLEKFAVLAAFSQSMDSDFTFTLPPGRKECFFQTMKKDASLEIEYQVLDGAGLDVDFYIASPTGHVLFNDYRKSDGVHTVETEDGDYMFCFDNTFSSVSEKVIFFELILDNMDTDEDPDDWKEYVHGTDMLDMKLEDIMDTINNVKARLSKSVHIQTVLRAFEARDRNLQESNFDRVNFWSITNLLVMVIVSAVQVYLVRSLFEDKRKICT
- the pigc gene encoding phosphatidylinositol N-acetylglucosaminyltransferase subunit C, with translation MGPDSEAGSSVPWRKVLWERQPFPDNYVDQRFLEELRRNEGLHKYHYWAVVKEAGIVGQQLSCVAIFITLWLYMEQGSLLPETLLWTSLLIALLGYGLHQLLITKHGLDCKPRTHLANLQSATIFLSFTFGFSPVLKTLTESVSTDTVYAMSAMMLLAHLISFPYTQPSPPGSLSLNAALFASVCLASRLPGALHTFAMLSCAILVFALWPCLLQKMRERTPHHFTVVCVGVCLGGVVGLGSQSCSGAMLLTMALLSVTLLCPILLVRLQQQKDNISGPWDEAEIHDDIRQFAH